In Acinetobacter sp. C32I, one genomic interval encodes:
- a CDS encoding nuclear transport factor 2 family protein, whose translation MNVIKTLAISTLSLLSLVACKSISSYTADYEKANQQISGIPLSDAQAQMIGQDFVSAFNSMGTVNFVKNASQLYADKLYINDTLSQFSTKKELMKHFEGMNKHVSKVSVKLISATHKNDSAYIHWQMTYDFKMFGRTKKMSSYGISQIKVNTEHLIIFQQDYWDPANGLYRSVPYIGTGYSLLLPFKK comes from the coding sequence ATGAATGTTATAAAAACACTGGCTATCTCAACACTGAGCTTACTCTCCTTAGTTGCTTGTAAAAGCATATCGAGTTATACCGCTGATTATGAGAAAGCAAATCAACAAATCAGTGGAATCCCCTTAAGTGATGCACAAGCTCAAATGATTGGTCAGGATTTTGTTTCCGCATTTAATAGTATGGGCACAGTAAATTTTGTAAAAAATGCAAGCCAACTCTATGCTGATAAGTTGTACATTAATGACACGCTCTCTCAATTCTCAACTAAAAAAGAGCTGATGAAGCATTTTGAGGGAATGAATAAACATGTCAGTAAGGTATCGGTAAAATTAATTAGTGCAACCCATAAAAATGACTCGGCTTATATTCACTGGCAAATGACCTATGATTTTAAAATGTTTGGCCGAACAAAAAAAATGTCTTCCTATGGCATTAGCCAAATCAAAGTGAATACTGAACATCTCATCATATTTCAACAAGACTATTGGGACCCAGCGAATGGTTTATACCGCTCTGTTCCATATATCGGAACAGGCTATTCTTTGCTTCTCCCCTTTAAGAAATAG
- a CDS encoding roadblock/LC7 domain-containing protein translates to MNNISLLEQLNKIEGLIILALVDAFDGSILETIGEEFFNVDFAVTEGVNLFNYQKKLMDEISPHDFLESVLMSTDHQYHIITPLETNHSVFLYAILDRTQTNLGYASYEIQRIERGLNFYTY, encoded by the coding sequence ATGAACAATATTTCGTTATTAGAACAATTAAATAAGATTGAAGGTTTAATTATCTTGGCCTTAGTCGATGCTTTTGATGGCTCTATTTTAGAAACTATAGGTGAAGAGTTTTTTAATGTTGATTTCGCGGTGACTGAAGGTGTGAATCTATTTAACTACCAGAAAAAATTAATGGATGAAATTAGTCCTCATGATTTTCTAGAAAGTGTGCTCATGAGTACGGATCATCAATATCATATTATTACGCCACTAGAAACAAATCATAGTGTTTTTCTCTATGCAATTTTAGACCGTACTCAAACCAATTTAGGCTATGCAAGCTATGAAATTCAAAGGATTGAACGTGGTCTGAACTTCTACACTTATTAA